In Campylobacter concisus, the genomic stretch AATAATAAGAAAATTTATAATAACCTTAAACTAAGGTTTAGAGATGGCGCAGCGGACGGGGCTCGAACCCGCGACCTCCGCCGTGACAGGGCGGCATTCTAACCAACTGAACTACCGCTGCACCTAAAATGGTGGTCGCTATAAGACTCGAACTTATGACATCCACCTTGTAAGGGTGGCGCTCTACCAACTGAGCTAAGCGACCTAAAATTTAAAAAATATCTGGCGACCCTTAGAGGATTTGAACCTCTGTTTCTACACAGAGAAAGTAGAGTCCTGAGCCACTAGACGAAAGGGTCATAAACCCAAAAATGGTGTCCTGCGTTGGATTCGAACCAACGGCCCCCTCATTAAAAGTGAGATGCTCTACCGACTGAGCTAGCAAGACATTTATTTAAAAAAGAATTGAGATTATACAAAAAACATTATTACATGTCAAGAAACAAGAAAAAGTATCTAGTGCTTTACAATATTAATTTTTAATAATATAAGTTTATCTCAAATTATAAAAAAAGAATGGTGCGGATGAAAGGACTTGAACCTTCACGCCGTGGGGCACCAGATCCTAAGTCTGGCGTGTCTGCCAATTTCACCACATCCGCACAACAATAATAAAGTGGTACGCCCATCAGGATTCGAACCTGAGGCCTACGGCTTAGAAGGCCGTTGCTCTATCCAGCTGAGCTATGAGCGCATAAAGTATTTTAAGTGGCGCGCCCGATAGGAGTCGAACCCATAACCTACAGATCCGAAGTCTGTCGCTCTATCCAATTGAGCTACGAGCGCCCAAAATGGGGTGAGTGATGGGAATCGAACCCACGACCCTCAGGACCACAATCTGATGCTCTAACCGACTGAGCTACACTCACCATTTAACATGGTCGGGGTGAAAGGATTCGAACCTTCGGCCCTCTGGTCCCAAACCAGATGCGCTAACCAGACTGCGCTACACCCCGCCTGAGTCGTGTTTGTAAGTTTATGCCACTACCTCATTAAAAAGTCGCATTTTAACTTGTTTTTTTTATAAAGTCAATTAAAAAACACTTAAATTAATAGAAATTATATATAAAAATAATTCAATCAAAAATATTAATTAGTACTTTACTAAATACATAATCTTTTAAAAGAGCTAGCTTTCTATGCTTCTCTATTTTGCTATCTACTACAAATTTTAACCTTTATTTCACGGATTTTTAAGTAGCTTAACACGAATATTTTACACTGATATTACAACAGAATAAATATCAATCTATATATTATGCATTTTATACTTAGCAAATTTTGCATTAAAATTTATACAGATTTATCTTTTTGGGCTAGAATTTTTATAAAATTGCTTACTTAAAATTCCACAAACAAAAATCACTTGATAGGCTAATAATATGATTAACATTTTATCCATCATATCATTAGCTTTTCATCGGCGTAAAAATATTATTTAGCTAACATTTTCTTTTTAGCATAGATATTTATACTTTCTACTGCCAATGAAAACGCCATCGCAAAATAGATATATCCCTTTGGAATATGAAATCCTAATCCTTCAGCAACTAGTGTCATGCCCACAAGCACCAAAAATGCAAGTGCTAAAATTTTTATAGTAGGATTATTATCCACAAAATTAGAAATACCTTTTGACGCTATCATCATTACACCAACCGCTAAAATAACAGCTATGATCATTATCTCTATATGCTCAGCCATTCCAACAGCCGTGATAACACTATCAAGAGAAAAAACAATATCCAAAACAGCTATCTCGCTTACGATAATCAAGAAATTTGCATGTGATTTTTTGCTATTTTTATGCTCTTCACTTTCGCCAGAAACACTAGAATGTATTTCAAGGGTTGATTTTACAAGTAAAAATAGACCGCCTAATATAAGCACCAAATCTCGGCCACTTATGCTAAATTCTGCGATAGTAAAGAGTGGCTTTGTTAGCTTCATGATCCAAAACAATGAAAGTAAAAGTAAAATTCTAGTCACCATAGCTAGCCCTAAGCCAACAATCCTACCACTACCGCGCTGCTCTTGAGGTAGTTTACCTACCAAAATAGCGATAAATATAATGTTATCTATGCCTAAAACTATCTCTAAGCCAGTTAACGTAAGTAGTGATATCCACGCTTCTGGCGAACTAAACCATTCAAACATTTGCTTCCTTTGTTAAAATTTTTATTATGCTCTCAGGCAAAATTTCATGCTCTATCGCATGGATTTTGCTCTCCCAATCCTCTAAGCTCATACCATCTTCTCTTTCAAACGCTCTTTGAGCGATGAGTTTACCTCCATCAAGCTCCTCGCTCACGTAGTGCACGCTAACTCCGCCAAGCATCATGTCACTCTCAAAGCTATCTTTTATCGCATGAGCGCCCTTAAAAAGTGGCAATATGGAAGGATGTAAATTTATGGCTTTTATCTGTGATGTAAAAACAGGAGTTAATATCCTCATAAATCCAGCAAGCACCGTTAGTTCAGCGCCGCTTTTTAAAATTTGCTCTACAACCGCAGTGTCAAATTCTTCTCTATTTGCAAATTTGGCACTCTCTATTATCGTCGTATCAAGCCCAAATTTCTTAGCACGCTCTATACCGTATGCACCTGGCTTGTTGCAGATACAAAGGCAAACTTCAATTTTTATGCCATTAAAAATTTGATTATGAACTTTTTTAAGTATCGCTTCTAAATTTGAGCCACTACCGCTAAAAAGTACGGCTATTTTTTTCGTAAGCATTTTACTCCTTTTATAATGTCTGTTGGCTCGAGCGCGTAGCTGTTTTTGCCAAAATTTCTAAGGCTAAGCGCATGAGCTAGTGTAGCCGAGATGGCAGCATCCAGTGGCTCGTAACCTTGAGCTAAAAGAGCAAGTACGAGTCCGCTTAGTACGTCACCACTGCCACCTTTTGCAAGTATATTTTTACCATAGGGCATGACGTAAATTTGCCCATCTTTGGCAATTATGGTGTTTGCACCTTTTAGCACAAGTACAGCCTTAAATTTCTCGCTCCAAGCCCTCGCATAAGCGTATCTATTTTCTTGTAATGTTTTTACGTCGATATCTGCTATATTACAAAGCTTTAAAAGTGAGCAAAATTCCTTTGGGTGGGGTGTCAAAACACAGTTTTCATTTAGCAGATCAAGCACTTTTGCGCTGTAAAAGATATCAGCGTCAAGCACTAGCTTTTTGCCCTTTAAAATTTGTGCATCAAGCTCTTCTATACCATTTTCGCCAAGTCCCATACCAATGGCTCCGGCATTCATTTTTTTACTTATCTTGCTTGCTTGCATGATCTGCGTTGGTAAATTTAGACTCTCACTACTTATCACACTAACTAGCCCAGCCCCAAAGGCAAATGCCGCCTTTGCACAAAGCTTACTAGCTCCTATGTGCTCGCCAGATATGATAAATGCGTGACCAAAGTCGCCCTTATTTACGCACTGATTTTTTCTATTTGGAAGTACAAGGTCGCGTTTTTCAAGCAAGTGATAGCCACTCTCGCACTCGTAGTTTTGAGCGCTTATGCCAAGAGTGGCGACCTTTGTCTTGCCAACAAAGTCTTTTGCCGTGTCGCTATAAAGCCCAAGCTTTCTAGCTCCCATCGTGATCGTGATGTCCGCTTTTACGCAAGCACCAAGCACTTTGCCCTCGCTACTTAGCCCACTTGGCATATCACAAGCAATGGTATAGACAGAGCTTTTATTTATCTTTGAGATAAGCCCTATGTGATTTTCATCTAAATTTCTATTTAAGCCAGAGCCAAAAAGTCCGTCTATGACGCATTTTGCACCATTTAAGCCATTTTCTACATCTTTACACTCACGCACGCCAGCAGATTTAGCTCGCTCAAGCTGCTTAATGGTTAGTGGCTTTAAATTCTGACTAGCTAATATAAATTCACATTCAAACTCACCCTCAAGCATTCTTAACGCACAAAGCACGTCTGCGCCATTATTTCCACTGCCGCAAACGCCAATCACCCTCTCGCCTTTTTTAAATTTCTTACGGATAAAATTTGCTATGCCAGCGGCAGCGTTTTCCATTAAAAGCTCTTCGCTAAGGCCAAATTTCTCGCTTGCTCGCTCGTCCAAAACTCTCGTGTCTAAATATAAATTTTTCATTTTATGCCCTAAAACTAAGCGCCTCTAGGATATGAGGCTTTAAAATTTGCTCGCTCTCATCAAGATCGGCGATACTTCTAGCCACTCTAAGCGTCCTTTTTATGCCTCTTTGAGAGAGGTTGTATTTCGTGGCGGCCTTTTGTAAAATTTCACTTGCCTCGGCATTTAGAGTGCAAAATTTAGCTACCTGTGCGTCACTAAGCTTACCATTTAGCTCATCTTGAGCACGCTTTTTTTGAAAGATAAAGGCTTTTAAAACCATCTCGCTCATCTGATGCGAGCTTAAACTCGCCTTATCATCTGGCGAGCTCTCGTCCATGGCGACCTTTAGATCGATGCGGTCAAGCACTGGGGCTGAAATTTTGGCTTTGTAATTTTTTATCTCGTTTTCGCTGCATTTACAGTTTAGATTGCGGGAGAATAAATTTCCACAAGGGCATGGATTTTGCGCGGCTACGAAGATAAATTTAGTCTCATAAGTCACTTTTGAATTTACCCTTGCGATATGGATTTGATTGTCTTCAAGCGGCTCTCTAAGGCTTTCGATGACTTGCTTTGAAAAGTGAGGGAACTCATCAAAAAATAGCACTCCACCATTTGCAAGTGCGATCTCACCAATCTTTGCGACGTTTGAACCTCTGTAAGATTCAATAAAAGTTGCGAATGAATAAAAGCGATTGAGAAATGCATTATGTAAAATCATTGCCCTATTTTCAGTTAAATTAATACTATTTTACTATTTTTTAAAATTAAAAACAAGCTACTAGAAATTCAATAAAAGTTGCGAATAGTTCAATAAAAGTTGCTAAAATATTATAAAAATTCAATAAAAGTTGCTAAAAAGTTTTAAAGGCGGTATAATACATGTATAGTATTTTAAAAAATATAATTGAGATATAGAAAACAATTAATTTCACTAGATCCAAAGTAAATTAATAAAAAGGTAGCTATGTCAGTACGAAAAATTCCAAAAAACTATCGCTCATCCACCGGAATATTTCAGAGTTTGAAAAACAAGTCGCCTATCTCCTATGAATCTTTGCTCGAAAGAGACTTTTACTTACTTTTAGAATTTAATCATGAAGTTCAATCCTATGAAGAACAACCGCTTACAACACAATATGCCTATAGAAATTCAATTTACAGATATACCCCTGATTGTCTAGTACAATACTATCCAAATTTTAATAAGCTTCCATGCGTATTTGAAATCAAATTTAGCGAAGAACTTAAAGAAAAGAAAGTTTTTCTAGATGCAAAATTCTTTCAAATTGAACAATATCTGTATGAAAATGATATGAATTTTAAAATATTTACAGAACTCGATATAGATCCAATATATCTTGAGAATGCAAAACTAATCTACACATATGCTAATCTTCAGAGCACCAATGCGGTCAAAGACACATTTAACTTGTGTAAAAAATATTCAGGAAAAACACTTGCATATATTTTAAACCAAATTAGCGACAATAGACTAAGACAAGCAGAATTCATTCCCTATATTTGGTATTTAGTTTTTTCTTCAAAGCTCAAAATAGATATGTATAAGCCTATAAATTTTAATACTCCAATAAGGATCTGCGATGAATAAGGTGCAATATGCTATAGGCATGCATATTTTTTATAACAATGTAGAATATATAGTTGTTAGACAAATTAACTTTCAAGAAATCATGGCACAGAATATTTCAACTGGAGAAAAAGCTATTCTCCCTATTCAAGAAATGACAAAAGAGTCTCAAATTTCCAATCAAGAAGATAATCAACAAGACATCAACCCCTTAGAACTAAGTTCAAATGACTGGGACGAAGCCAACAAAAGACTAGAAATTATAAAGCCTATCTTGGGTGTAGTCACCAATAGAATTAGGGCCATCAAGCAAAGGGCTGCTGAATATAACTTGCACCCAAGTACAATTTATAGGTGGCTTGAAGCATACAAAAACTCAGGCAATCTTCTAGCTTCTATAGCCCCAAAAAATCAAGCCAAGGGAGGCAGAGGACGTCTTAGAACAGTTGAAGAGGTGGAATTGATAATTAAAAAAACAATTGAGGAGCTATATCTCTCGAAACAGAAATATTCATCAAAAAAGACATATATGGCGATAGTCCAAAGATGTAAAAATGCAAAAATTAAGCCGCCTAGCGAAAACACGGTACGCTCCAGAATCCAGTCGCTGTCGGACAAGGAAGTTCTTAAACGAAGAGAAAGCGCTAGAATGGCCGACAGAAAATATAGAAATACAGATGGTATGTTTCCAGCAGGAAAATATCCGCTTGATTTTATACAAATCGACCATACCCCAATGGATATTATTGTTGTAGATGAAGTGTACGGACAGCCTATAGGAAGACCATATTTGACCATAGCGATGGATATTTATAGTAGAATGGTCATGGGGTTTTTTATAAGCCTAGATGAACCTAGTTATTTTTCAGTCTCACAATGCCTTACACAAGCAATGCTATCAAAAGAGAAATATTTAAGAAGCCTAGAAGTCGATGGCGAATGGAATATTTGGGGGATTCCTAAAACAATAGGACTCGATAATGCGGCAGAATTTAGAGGAAAGGATTTGCAAAGGGTTTGTGAGCACTACGGCATAGAGTTAAATTGGAGACCTGTTGCAAGACCGCAGTTTGGTGGTCACATAGAAAGGATTATAGGTACCGCTATGAGAGAAGTACACACTCTGCCTGGCACCACTTTTTCAAATATTCAGCAAAGAGGAGAATATAAATCCGAAAAATATGCCACTATGACGCTCAAGTCTCTTGAAAAATGGCTTACCGAATACATCATAAATGTTTACCACAAACAGATACATAGCGGCATAAATTGTACTCCAGAGCATAAATACGAGATAGGAATATTCGGCGATGGCAAAACATCCTTGGGTAGAGGCCTGCCTGAAAGAATTGCTGATGAAGATAAATTTAAAATTTCGCTACTACCTACTATTGAACGCACAATCCAGCAATCTGGAATTAAAATAGATAGCATTCAATACTATGCAGATGCTTTAAGAAGATGGATTAGAGCCAAAGATAAAGACAAGAAAGCTAGAAAATTTATTTTCAAAAGAGACCTAAGAGATATAAGTACAATTTGGTTTTATGATCCTGAAATAAAGGAGTATTATCCAATTCCTTTTAGGAATATATCCTATCCTCCAATATCAGTCTGGGATTTAAGGGCTATCAAAAAATATCTTGACGACAACAATGTAACTGGATACGATGAAGTGACTATCTTTTCGGCATATGAAAAAATGAAACAAATCGAAAAAGATTCTGCGCAAAAAGTAAAAAGTATAAGAAGGAAGCACTCCGCACAAAAACATAGAGATACGAAAAGGAAATTTGATAATATACCAAAGACCAAATCTAAGTCAAATGCCTCATCTGATGCTGAAAATGACATATCTTTATCTGATTTATATAAAGATGTTGAGCCTTTCGATGATATAGAGATTTTATAAAGGCAACAACCTATGGAAAACCAACATTTAATTCAACAAGCACAAGATGCATTATTGCTTACAGATGAAGAAAGAATTGCTTTTATGTTAAACGAGAAGTGGTTTTTATACCCAATTGCCAAAGAAATTCTAAAAGAATTAGAATTTCATCTTAAGCATCCCAAAAAAAATAGAATGAAAGGCAGGCTTATTGTTGGCGGAACCAACAA encodes the following:
- the purN gene encoding phosphoribosylglycinamide formyltransferase, which gives rise to MLTKKIAVLFSGSGSNLEAILKKVHNQIFNGIKIEVCLCICNKPGAYGIERAKKFGLDTTIIESAKFANREEFDTAVVEQILKSGAELTVLAGFMRILTPVFTSQIKAINLHPSILPLFKGAHAIKDSFESDMMLGGVSVHYVSEELDGGKLIAQRAFEREDGMSLEDWESKIHAIEHEILPESIIKILTKEANV
- a CDS encoding TerC family protein translates to MFEWFSSPEAWISLLTLTGLEIVLGIDNIIFIAILVGKLPQEQRGSGRIVGLGLAMVTRILLLLSLFWIMKLTKPLFTIAEFSISGRDLVLILGGLFLLVKSTLEIHSSVSGESEEHKNSKKSHANFLIIVSEIAVLDIVFSLDSVITAVGMAEHIEIMIIAVILAVGVMMIASKGISNFVDNNPTIKILALAFLVLVGMTLVAEGLGFHIPKGYIYFAMAFSLAVESINIYAKKKMLAK
- a CDS encoding Mu transposase C-terminal domain-containing protein, which encodes MNKVQYAIGMHIFYNNVEYIVVRQINFQEIMAQNISTGEKAILPIQEMTKESQISNQEDNQQDINPLELSSNDWDEANKRLEIIKPILGVVTNRIRAIKQRAAEYNLHPSTIYRWLEAYKNSGNLLASIAPKNQAKGGRGRLRTVEEVELIIKKTIEELYLSKQKYSSKKTYMAIVQRCKNAKIKPPSENTVRSRIQSLSDKEVLKRRESARMADRKYRNTDGMFPAGKYPLDFIQIDHTPMDIIVVDEVYGQPIGRPYLTIAMDIYSRMVMGFFISLDEPSYFSVSQCLTQAMLSKEKYLRSLEVDGEWNIWGIPKTIGLDNAAEFRGKDLQRVCEHYGIELNWRPVARPQFGGHIERIIGTAMREVHTLPGTTFSNIQQRGEYKSEKYATMTLKSLEKWLTEYIINVYHKQIHSGINCTPEHKYEIGIFGDGKTSLGRGLPERIADEDKFKISLLPTIERTIQQSGIKIDSIQYYADALRRWIRAKDKDKKARKFIFKRDLRDISTIWFYDPEIKEYYPIPFRNISYPPISVWDLRAIKKYLDDNNVTGYDEVTIFSAYEKMKQIEKDSAQKVKSIRRKHSAQKHRDTKRKFDNIPKTKSKSNASSDAENDISLSDLYKDVEPFDDIEIL
- a CDS encoding NAD(P)H-hydrate dehydratase; amino-acid sequence: MKNLYLDTRVLDERASEKFGLSEELLMENAAAGIANFIRKKFKKGERVIGVCGSGNNGADVLCALRMLEGEFECEFILASQNLKPLTIKQLERAKSAGVRECKDVENGLNGAKCVIDGLFGSGLNRNLDENHIGLISKINKSSVYTIACDMPSGLSSEGKVLGACVKADITITMGARKLGLYSDTAKDFVGKTKVATLGISAQNYECESGYHLLEKRDLVLPNRKNQCVNKGDFGHAFIISGEHIGASKLCAKAAFAFGAGLVSVISSESLNLPTQIMQASKISKKMNAGAIGMGLGENGIEELDAQILKGKKLVLDADIFYSAKVLDLLNENCVLTPHPKEFCSLLKLCNIADIDVKTLQENRYAYARAWSEKFKAVLVLKGANTIIAKDGQIYVMPYGKNILAKGGSGDVLSGLVLALLAQGYEPLDAAISATLAHALSLRNFGKNSYALEPTDIIKGVKCLRKK
- a CDS encoding TnsA endonuclease N-terminal domain-containing protein → MSVRKIPKNYRSSTGIFQSLKNKSPISYESLLERDFYLLLEFNHEVQSYEEQPLTTQYAYRNSIYRYTPDCLVQYYPNFNKLPCVFEIKFSEELKEKKVFLDAKFFQIEQYLYENDMNFKIFTELDIDPIYLENAKLIYTYANLQSTNAVKDTFNLCKKYSGKTLAYILNQISDNRLRQAEFIPYIWYLVFSSKLKIDMYKPINFNTPIRICDE